The following are encoded together in the Candidatus Saccharimonadia bacterium genome:
- a CDS encoding IS630 family transposase produces MTRDRNASQKHAWRAAIILSSADGVGTNEIMRRTGKSKTCVWRWQERFMKEGIAGLLHDKTRPSRIPPLGPEVAARVVALTLADPPVETTHWTADLMARASGISASAVRRIWKAHGLQPHRYRQFKLSNDPNFVDKLRDVVGLYVDPPAHAIVLSLDEKSQIQALDRTQPGLPLKKGRLGTMTHDYKRHGTTTLFAALNVLDGTVIGRNMQRHRHQEFMRFLNAIEAEVPAGKMVHVILDNYAAHKHPKVRAWLDRHERFVFHFT; encoded by the coding sequence ATCACCAGGGACCGTAACGCCTCGCAGAAACACGCTTGGCGGGCGGCGATCATCCTCTCGAGCGCCGACGGTGTTGGCACCAACGAGATCATGCGCCGGACCGGCAAGTCGAAGACCTGCGTCTGGCGCTGGCAGGAACGGTTCATGAAGGAAGGCATCGCCGGCCTCCTGCACGACAAGACGCGGCCCTCGCGCATCCCTCCGCTCGGTCCGGAGGTGGCCGCGCGCGTGGTGGCGCTGACGCTTGCCGATCCGCCGGTCGAGACCACCCATTGGACCGCCGATCTGATGGCACGGGCGAGCGGCATCAGCGCCAGCGCGGTCCGGCGCATCTGGAAGGCGCACGGGCTTCAGCCGCACCGTTATCGGCAATTCAAGCTCTCGAACGATCCGAACTTCGTCGACAAGCTGCGCGACGTGGTCGGGCTCTATGTCGATCCGCCGGCCCACGCCATCGTGCTTTCGCTCGACGAGAAGAGCCAAATCCAGGCTCTCGATCGCACCCAGCCGGGCCTGCCGCTGAAGAAGGGCCGGCTCGGCACCATGACGCACGACTACAAGCGCCATGGCACCACGACCCTGTTCGCTGCGCTCAACGTCCTCGACGGGACCGTCATCGGCCGCAACATGCAGCGCCACCGCCATCAGGAGTTCATGCGCTTCCTGAACGCGATCGAGGCCGAGGTGCCGGCCGGCAAGATGGTCCACGTCATCCTCGACAACTACGCCGCCCACAAGCATCCCAAGGTCCGCGCCTGGCTCGACCGGCACGAGCGCTTCGTCTTCCACTTCACGC